From the genome of Gemmatimonadota bacterium:
AGCTCCTGTTGGGCTCTCCCGCGCGGCGGCGGATCAGCCCCTCAGGCGATACATGGCTCCGACGTTGAGCGTCGCGGCACCCTCACCAATGTCGCCGTAGATCGCCCAGCTGTCGTTGACGAAGTAACGAAGCCCGGCGCGGCCGATGAAGTAGAGCTCACTGTCGGAGCAGTCGTAAGCGAATCCCTCATTGTCGCAGTTGATGATGGCATAGCCGAGACCGAGACCGAGGAAGGGGTCGATCTGATCGTTGTCGAGATTGAAATGATAGTTCGCGGTGACCCCGACCGGGATGTACGAAACGCTCGCGTCCCCGAGTGGGAAGTTGTCATCCCACGAGTAGTACTCGAGGCCGGCCTGAATTCCCAAAACGCCATTCCCAAGCTCGGGAAGATCCGTCCACGCCCACTCGAACCGGCCGCCGAAGGCGAGGGAAGCGTCGCCGATCCCGCCGATGCCAATGGTGGGCCCGATGTCCGTGTACCCAACTGCAAAGCCCTGCGCCGCGACTGGTTGAGTCCCTATCCCGATCATGACTGCGAGTGCCAGCGCACCGACCAAGTTCCGAACCATGTTGAATTCTCCCTCCGATGAATTGTGTGGGAAATGCGGGACGCGCGAGTGATGTCATTCGCGGGCTGCTTTCCCGTTCCGGCCGCCGCCGAACGCTCCGCCGACGCAAGCGGGCCCCACCATAGTGCCACCCTCCGGGGCGATCAAGGGATTCGAGGAATCCCGGAGTTCCCCATTTTCGTAGGACTTGGATAGCGGATAGCGCCGCGTGGTCCGGGGCTTCCCCGATTCACTTTCTTTTCACTCGAAGGAGGTCGCGTGGAATACACGGAGGCGGTGGTCGCCATGACCGCCATCGTCATAAGCGGACTCGTGATCCTCATTCCGGTCGTTGCGCTTTGCGCCCGGTTTGTTCTCCGGCCGCTCATGCAGTCCTTCGCGGAGGCCCGTCGCGATCCGTCGGCGGTGCAGACCGCGACGCTTCTGGCCCGACGGATGGACTTGCTCGATGCGGAAGTGCAGAGCATCCAATCCACCCTCGGTCGCCTCGAAGAAGCTGAGGAATTTCGGCGCAAGCTCGCCGAAGGAAAGAGCCATCCGGGGGCGCCTCGGGCAGG
Proteins encoded in this window:
- a CDS encoding OmpW family outer membrane protein, which codes for MVRNLVGALALAVMIGIGTQPVAAQGFAVGYTDIGPTIGIGGIGDASLAFGGRFEWAWTDLPELGNGVLGIQAGLEYYSWDDNFPLGDASVSYIPVGVTANYHFNLDNDQIDPFLGLGLGYAIINCDNEGFAYDCSDSELYFIGRAGLRYFVNDSWAIYGDIGEGAATLNVGAMYRLRG